A DNA window from Purpureocillium takamizusanense chromosome 9, complete sequence contains the following coding sequences:
- the DUS3 gene encoding tRNA-dihydrouridine(47) synthase (NAD(P)(+)) (COG:J~EggNog:ENOG503NUGC~BUSCO:EOG09261ZPW), protein MSEAPNPERAELAQDASNMAVAPVSDDIPEERAAKRLKMDASNESGNVEFAEPQVPGEGLHDAPAKETEARPDNHANNGRDRRNGLAPIKKEFLIDVSGAKNGSDAVDDDAAEGRDANRDGQQRRDDRDSGGRGKKEKKGGQNIERTFGKFEDALPLCNSRAFTDEFSPRECKFGDRCKMCHDVRKYLAEGRREDVETFEGKCPVFEQYGWCPSGWKCRFVKSHMEEVEREDGRKELVLVNKSAEKEAKDGEEKGDENKNDNGLADHDERRAGIVNSVALTDKINLSRKRVDFTKADEYIKWMNKESATNNEFHHRRKEQGDEGIEDLRARFVDPPFMPSEKRRLYFGPETPTLAPLTTQGNLPFRRLCVELGCQLTYSEMAMGMPLLQGSKSDWTLLKAHQSEISPPKITPGKSFVFDEYDHSKDLRFGAQISGNQPWIVTKVADVLNRYCPHLRLIDLNCGCPIDMVFKSGGGSALLESPGKLERMLRGMNVMSGEIPITAKIRTGVKGNRPVATQLLGRLAFGAREHRERLGAPGCAAVTLHGRSREQRYTKKADWGYIGECAALVKSYNEQKDALTDTAAEPDASTLPNSKDGRMYFLGNGDCYSHFDYQEHVSKARVDSVMIGRGALIKPWVFEEIEKGQYLDKSSSERLTYIEKFVRYGLEAWGSDELGIGFTRRFLLEWLSFTHRYVPIGLLEYLPPSLNDRPPAYRGRDELETLMASDNYKDWIKITEMFLGPVHPGFRFQPKHKSNSYEAEG, encoded by the exons ATGAGCGAGGCACCAAACCCAGAGCGAGCCGAGCTGGCGCAGGATGCGAGCAAcatggccgtggcccccGTCTCGGACGACATCCCCGAGGAGAGAGCAGCGAAGCGGCTTAAGATGGACGCCTCGAACGAATCCGGGAATGTCGAGTTCGCAGAGCCTCAGGTTCCCGGAGAGGGTCTGCACGATGCCCCTGCCAAAGAGACCGAAGCACGCCCAGACAACCATGCAAACAACGGCAGAGACCGCCGAAATGGGCTGGCGCCTATTAAGAAGGA ATTTCTCATTGATGTCTCGGGAGCCAAGAATGGTTCTGATGCCgtggatgacgatgcagctGAGGGCAGGGATGCTAACCgtgacggccagcagcgaaGAGACGACAGAGACTCGGGTGGCAGGGGCAAGAAGGAGAAAAAGGGCGGCCAAAATATTGAGCGCACGTTCGGCAAGTTCGAAGACGCTCTGCCCCTTTGCAACAGCCGGGCGTTTACCGACGAGTTCTCACCTCGTGAGTGCAAGTTTGGCGATCGCTGCAAGATGTGCCACGACGTGCGCAAGTATCTCGCTGAGGGCCGACGCGAGGATGTTGAGACGTTTGAGGGGAAATGCCCCGTCTTCGAACAGTACGGGTGGTGTCCGTCGGGCTGGAAATGTCGATTCGTCAAGAGTCACATGGAAGAGGTCGAACGCGAAGACGGACGCAAGGAGCTGGTCCTGGTCAACAAGTCGGCTGAGAAAGAGGCAAAAGACGGTGAGGAAAAGGGGGACGAAAACAAGAACGACAATGGCTTGGCCGATCACGATGAGCGTCGTGCCGGCATTGTCAACTCCGTTGCGCTGACCGACAAGATCAACCTCAGCCGCAAGCGCGTCGACTTCACCAAGGCGGACGAGTATATCAAGTGGATGAACAAGGAGTCCGCTACCAACAATGAGTTTCACCATCGCCGCAAGGAGCAGGGtgacgagggcatcgaggaccTTCGCGCGCGCTTTGTCGACCCGCCCTTCATGCCCTCTGAGAAGCGGCGCCTGTACTTTGGCCCCGAGACACCTACGTTGGCGCCACTCACGACTCAAGGCAACCTCCCGTTTCGAAGACTCTGTGTCGAGCTCGGCTGTCAGTTAACGTACTCGGAGATGGCTATGGGCATGCCCCTGCTGCAGGGCTCCAAGTCCGACTGGACCCTGCTGAAGGCGCATCAGTCGGAGATATCGCCGCCCAAGATCACACCGGGCAAATCGTTTGTCTTCGACGAGTATGACCACTCGAAAGACCTCAGGTTCGGCGCCCAAATCTCTGGTAACCAGCCGTGGATCGTCACCAAGGTCGCCGATGTGCTCAACCGCTACTGCCCTCACCTAAGACTCATCGATCTCAACTGCGGCTGCCCCATCGATATGGTGTTCAAGTCTGGTGGCGGCTCGGCCCTCCTCGAGTCGCCGGGCAAGTTGGAGCGCATGCTGCGCGGCATGAACGTGATGTCGGGCGAGATCCCCATCACAGCCAAGATACGGACGGGCGTGAAGGGCAACCGCCCTGTGGCAACGCAGCTGCTCGGACGCCTCGCGTTTGGCGCCCGGGAGCACCGAGAACGCTTGGGCGCTCCCGgttgcgccgccgtgacgctccacggccgcagccgcgagcAACGCTACACCAAGAAGGCCGACTGGGGCTACATTGGCGAGTGCGCGGCCCTGGTCAAGTCTTACAACGAGCAGAAGGACGCCCTCaccgacacggccgccgagcccgacgctAGCACGCTCCCCAACTCCAAGGACGGGCGCATGTACTtcctcggcaacggcgactgCTACTCCCACTTTGACTACCAGGAGCACGTTTCTAAGGCGCGCGTCGACAGCGTCATGATTGGCCGCGGTGCCCTCATCAAGCCTTGGGTCTTCGAGGAGATTGAAAAGGGCCAGTACCTGGACAAGTCATCGAGCGAGCGCCTCACGTATATTGAAAAGTTTGTCCGATATGGCCTGGAGGCATGGGGCTCCGACGAGCTGGGCATCGGTTTCACGCGCCGCTTCCTGCTCGAGTGGCTGAGCTTCACTCATCGCTACGTGCCCATCGGCTTGCTCGAGTACCTGCCGCCGAGCCTGAACGATCGGCCGCCGGCGTACaggggccgcgacgagctggagacgCTGATGGCGTCTGACAACTACAAGGACTGGATCAAGATCAC GGAAATGTTCCTCGGCCCCGTGCACCCCGGCTTCCGCTTCCAGCCCAAGCACAAGTCCAACTCGTATGAAGCCGAGGGCTGA
- the PEX13 gene encoding Peroxisomal membrane protein PAS20 (COG:U~EggNog:ENOG503NVUD~TransMembrane:1 (i258-276o)) has product MASPPKPWERPGVASVPSASITATPNPPATATTASTGATTLPGSSTAAPPVPDRPYSLTSTVNQNAAAYSRMGVGASPYSGYGGAYSSPYSSPYSRFGGIGGYAGGMYGGYGGYGGGMGGGMYGNMYGGMPGMPGSDPNSLTNSFSNSTAATFQMLEGIVTAFGGFAQMLESTYMATHSSFFAMVSVAEQFGNLRDTLGSILGIFTLIRWIRTLIAKITGRPPPADATALTPAAFARFEGRPGPDGSPRPAKASRKPLLFFLAAAFGLPYLMSKMIRTLSASHEEEEKRLQQQALQSQQPVDPSKLEFCRLLYDFLPQPTTNASMELEARKGDLVAVLSKNDPAGQPSEWWQCRSRDGRQGYLPATYLEVLKRPGQEVKQIKAAGDDGGISSMTSAVAKPEDGKREYATADGMQRSHFYS; this is encoded by the exons ATGGCATCGCCCCCCAAGCCTTGGGAGCGGcccggcgtcgcctcggTGCCCTCCG CTTCCATTACCGCCACGCCTAATCCTCCAGCCACAGCAACGACCGCAAGCACCGGCGCAACGACATTGCCCGGCTCATCCacagcagcgcctccagTTCCCGATCGCCCTTACTCGCTCACCTCCACCGTGAACCAAAACGCTGCCGCGTACAGCCGCATGGGTGTCGGCGCCTCTCCGTACAGTGGCTACGGCGGTGCCTACTCCTCCCCTTACTCGAGCCCATATTCTCGCTTCGGTGGCATTGGCGGCTATGCTGGCGGCATGTACGGCGGCTACGGGGGATATggaggcggcatgggcggcggcatgtaCGGCAACATGTACGGTGGCATGCCCGGCATGCCTGGCAGCGACCCCAACAGCTTGACCAACAGCTTCAGCAATAGCACCGCGGCCACATTTCAGATgctcgagggcatcgtgACGGCCTTTGGTGGCTTCGCCCAGATGCTTGAGAGCACATACATGGCCACGCACTCGAGCTTCTTTG CCATGGTCTCCGTAGCTGAGCAGTTTGGCAACCTGCGCGACACGCTTGGCTCCATCCTCGGCATCTTCACGCTCATCCGCTGGATACGCACGCTGATCGCAAAAATCactggccgcccgccaccggcaGATGCGACAGCCCTCacccccgccgcctttgcccgGTTTGAAGGTCGCCCCGGCCCCGACGGCTCACCGAGACCCGCCAAGGCTAGCCGCAAGCCGCTCTTATTCTTCCTCGCAGCGGCTTTTGGCCTTCCGTATCTCATGTCCAAGATGATTCGTACTCTTTCGGCTTCGCAtgaagaagaggagaagcgtttgcagcagcaggctctGCAGTCCCAGCAACCAGTTGACCCCTCCAAGCTTGAGTTCTGCCGCCTGCTGTATGACTTCCTCCCAcagcccaccaccaacgccagcatggagctcgaggcgcgcaagGGAGACCTGGTTGCCGTTCTGAGCAAGAATGACCCGGCCGGGCAGCCCAGCGAATGGTGGCAATGTCGTTCGCGtgacggccgccaaggctACCTCCCTGCCACGTACCTGGAGGTTCTGAAGCGACCCGGGCAGGAGGTTAAGCAGATCAAAGCGGcaggggacgacggcggaaTCAGCTCGATGACAAGCGCGGTAGCAAAGCCTGAAGATGGCAAAAGGGAGTACGCAACGGCAGACGGCATGCAAAGAAGCCACTTTTACTCTTAA